A section of the Girardinichthys multiradiatus isolate DD_20200921_A chromosome 5, DD_fGirMul_XY1, whole genome shotgun sequence genome encodes:
- the crtac1a gene encoding cartilage acidic protein 1a isoform X2 — MHWYVFFSRHIAHVLVMLGSGLLLLLITLWHRSDGQNSAPMLQVVTQTVLPPDSVNNPTQLNYGMAVTNVDGGSDLEVVVAGYNGPNLVLKYDRTLSKLVNIAIDDRNSPYYALRDRAGNAIGVTACDVDGDGLEEIYFLNTNNAYSGRATYSDKLFKFRNGRYEDLLSDELNIGRGVANQMAGRSVACVDRKGTGRYSIYVANYAQGSVGPHTLLEMDETASDVSRGVIAIADVAATAGVNKLTGGRGVVVGPILNQMRSDVFCDNENGANFLFKNNGDGTFVDMAQQAGVEDRFQHGRGVALADFNGDGKTDIVYGNWNGPHRLYIQTSDSKFRDIASGEFASPSPIRTVIAADFDNDKELEVFFNNIAYRGIAPNRLFRVSRRANADPLIEELNVGDAAEPQGRGTGGTVTDLDGDGQLDLLLAHGESDQQPISVFKVTQGSSNNWLRVVPRTQFGAFARGAKVTAFTAQSGALTRIIDGGSGYLCEMEPVAHFGLGTDTVKVLEVSWPDGTTMTRALKSGEIKSLVEVAYPKNGEMSMLPNDTQCGKGFTVMNGRCAGI, encoded by the exons ATGCActggtatgtttttttttccaggcacATTGCTCAT GTTTTAGTCATGTTGGGTTCAGGATTGCTGCTCCTCCTGATTACACTGTGGCATCGGTCTGATGGTCAGAACTCGGCCCCCATGCTCCAGGTTGTAACACAGACTGTGCTGCCACCTGACAGTGTGAACAATCCCACACAGCTCAACTACGGCATGGCTGTCACAAACGTGGACGGTGGCAGTGACCTAGAAGTGGTGGTTGCAGG GTACAACGGTCCGAATCTGGTGCTGAAGTACGACCGCACCCTAAGTAAGCTGGTAAACATTGCCATTGATGACAGAAACTCCCCATACTATGCACTGAGGGACAGAGCAGGAAATGCTATCGGTGTTACTGCATGTGATGTGGATGGAGACGGACTTGAAGAGATCTATTTCCTCAATACAAACAATGCCTACTCTG GACGGGCAACATATTCAGACAAGCTCTTCAAGTTTCGCAACGGCCGCTATGAAGATCTGCTCAGCGACGAACTCAATATCGGCCGTGGTGTTGCCAATCAAATGGCTGGACGTTCAGTTGCATGTGTCGACAGAAAG GGAACAGGCCGGTACTCCATCTACGTGGCGAACTATGCTCAAGGCAGCGTTGGTCCACACACACTCTTAGAAATGGATGAGACCGCTAGTGATGTGTCCAGAGGAGTCATTGCCATCGCTGACGTTGCTGCTACAGCCGGGGTCAACAAGCTCACAG GTGGTCGCGGTGTGGTTGTTGGACCAATCCTGAACCAGATGAGGTCGGACGTGTTCTGCGACAATGAGAACGGTGCCAACTTCCTGTTCAAGAACAATGGAGATGGGACGTTTGTGGACATGGCCCAGCAGGCAG GTGTGGAGGACCGGTTCCAGCATGGCAGGGGAGTAGCACTGGCTGACTTCAATGGGGACGGAAAGACAGACATTGTCTACGGCAACTGGAATGGGCCACACCGACTCTACATCCAGACCAGCGACTCCAAATTCCGT GATATTGCCAGTGGAGAGTTTGCTTCACCATCTCCTATCCGCACCGTCATCGCTGCAGACTTTGATAATGACAAGGAGCTGGAGGTGTTCTTTAACAATATTGCCTACAGAGGAATCGCACCAAACAGATTGTTCAG GGTGTCGAGAAGAGCTAATGCAGACCCTTTGATCGAGGAGCTTAACGTAGGAGATGCTGCAGAGCCACAGGGGCGAGGAACAG GTGGAACTGTGACAGACCTCGATGGGGATGGACAGCTGGATCTTCTGCTGGCTCACGGGGAGAGCGACCAGCAGCCAATCTCAGTCTTTAAGGTCACACAG GGTTCATCCAACAATTGGCTGCGAGTCGTTCCTCGTACCCAGTTTGGGGCGTTTGCTCGCGGTGCCAAAGTAACGGCCTTCACCGCTCAGAGTGGAGCTCTCACACGCATCATCGATGGAGGCTCTGGGTACCTGTGTGAGATGGAGCCTGTCGCCCACTTTGGATTAG GAACAGACACGGTGAAAGTTCTGGAGGTCTCCTGGCCGGACGGCACCACAATGACTCGAGCTCTCAAGTCTGGAGAAATTAAGTCTTTGGTGGAAGTAGCCTACCCGAAAAACGGAGAAATGTCCATGCTTCCCAATGACACGCAG tgtgggaAAGGCTTTACTGTCATGAACGGCCGCTGTGCAG GTATTTGA
- the crtac1a gene encoding cartilage acidic protein 1a isoform X1: MHWYVFFSRHIAHVLVMLGSGLLLLLITLWHRSDGQNSAPMLQVVTQTVLPPDSVNNPTQLNYGMAVTNVDGGSDLEVVVAGYNGPNLVLKYDRTLSKLVNIAIDDRNSPYYALRDRAGNAIGVTACDVDGDGLEEIYFLNTNNAYSGRATYSDKLFKFRNGRYEDLLSDELNIGRGVANQMAGRSVACVDRKGTGRYSIYVANYAQGSVGPHTLLEMDETASDVSRGVIAIADVAATAGVNKLTGGRGVVVGPILNQMRSDVFCDNENGANFLFKNNGDGTFVDMAQQAGVEDRFQHGRGVALADFNGDGKTDIVYGNWNGPHRLYIQTSDSKFRDIASGEFASPSPIRTVIAADFDNDKELEVFFNNIAYRGIAPNRLFRVSRRANADPLIEELNVGDAAEPQGRGTGGTVTDLDGDGQLDLLLAHGESDQQPISVFKVTQGSSNNWLRVVPRTQFGAFARGAKVTAFTAQSGALTRIIDGGSGYLCEMEPVAHFGLGTDTVKVLEVSWPDGTTMTRALKSGEIKSLVEVAYPKNGEMSMLPNDTQCGKGFTVMNGRCAAGI; the protein is encoded by the exons ATGCActggtatgtttttttttccaggcacATTGCTCAT GTTTTAGTCATGTTGGGTTCAGGATTGCTGCTCCTCCTGATTACACTGTGGCATCGGTCTGATGGTCAGAACTCGGCCCCCATGCTCCAGGTTGTAACACAGACTGTGCTGCCACCTGACAGTGTGAACAATCCCACACAGCTCAACTACGGCATGGCTGTCACAAACGTGGACGGTGGCAGTGACCTAGAAGTGGTGGTTGCAGG GTACAACGGTCCGAATCTGGTGCTGAAGTACGACCGCACCCTAAGTAAGCTGGTAAACATTGCCATTGATGACAGAAACTCCCCATACTATGCACTGAGGGACAGAGCAGGAAATGCTATCGGTGTTACTGCATGTGATGTGGATGGAGACGGACTTGAAGAGATCTATTTCCTCAATACAAACAATGCCTACTCTG GACGGGCAACATATTCAGACAAGCTCTTCAAGTTTCGCAACGGCCGCTATGAAGATCTGCTCAGCGACGAACTCAATATCGGCCGTGGTGTTGCCAATCAAATGGCTGGACGTTCAGTTGCATGTGTCGACAGAAAG GGAACAGGCCGGTACTCCATCTACGTGGCGAACTATGCTCAAGGCAGCGTTGGTCCACACACACTCTTAGAAATGGATGAGACCGCTAGTGATGTGTCCAGAGGAGTCATTGCCATCGCTGACGTTGCTGCTACAGCCGGGGTCAACAAGCTCACAG GTGGTCGCGGTGTGGTTGTTGGACCAATCCTGAACCAGATGAGGTCGGACGTGTTCTGCGACAATGAGAACGGTGCCAACTTCCTGTTCAAGAACAATGGAGATGGGACGTTTGTGGACATGGCCCAGCAGGCAG GTGTGGAGGACCGGTTCCAGCATGGCAGGGGAGTAGCACTGGCTGACTTCAATGGGGACGGAAAGACAGACATTGTCTACGGCAACTGGAATGGGCCACACCGACTCTACATCCAGACCAGCGACTCCAAATTCCGT GATATTGCCAGTGGAGAGTTTGCTTCACCATCTCCTATCCGCACCGTCATCGCTGCAGACTTTGATAATGACAAGGAGCTGGAGGTGTTCTTTAACAATATTGCCTACAGAGGAATCGCACCAAACAGATTGTTCAG GGTGTCGAGAAGAGCTAATGCAGACCCTTTGATCGAGGAGCTTAACGTAGGAGATGCTGCAGAGCCACAGGGGCGAGGAACAG GTGGAACTGTGACAGACCTCGATGGGGATGGACAGCTGGATCTTCTGCTGGCTCACGGGGAGAGCGACCAGCAGCCAATCTCAGTCTTTAAGGTCACACAG GGTTCATCCAACAATTGGCTGCGAGTCGTTCCTCGTACCCAGTTTGGGGCGTTTGCTCGCGGTGCCAAAGTAACGGCCTTCACCGCTCAGAGTGGAGCTCTCACACGCATCATCGATGGAGGCTCTGGGTACCTGTGTGAGATGGAGCCTGTCGCCCACTTTGGATTAG GAACAGACACGGTGAAAGTTCTGGAGGTCTCCTGGCCGGACGGCACCACAATGACTCGAGCTCTCAAGTCTGGAGAAATTAAGTCTTTGGTGGAAGTAGCCTACCCGAAAAACGGAGAAATGTCCATGCTTCCCAATGACACGCAG tgtgggaAAGGCTTTACTGTCATGAACGGCCGCTGTGCAG cagGTATTTGA
- the r3hcc1l gene encoding coiled-coil domain-containing protein R3HCC1L, translating to MEKEQPKEEPKEDCAPTQPTSTAPCHSKRPSQALYAPKPRRQATKDKVQTQGEDNPKPKPRYTDKARKNAKNRKDKANTTAPVGEGDAQSSDVKEERLQEAEAVVNGQEEAEASSQLDESPQDEKAEEEEESWETLFNDDGDCLDPHLLEELAVREGRKKKSLQEPRFDYYNMEMDDEEDIDLTEDELSHIVEIYDFPTEFKTEDLLKLFQCYQQRGFDIKWIDDTHVLGLFSSPIAAREALRTKNPLMKLRPLSKSSNATKAKARSCSDYLLPAKERPQTSAALARKLVIGALGMKSNLTKEQREAERKKLQQAKEQKHLAAKQREDAWEGK from the exons atgGAGAAGGAACAGCCAAAAGAAGAGCCAAAGGAAGACTGCGCTCCCACCCAGCCGACATCTACAGCTCCCTGTCATTCAAAGAGGCCCAGCCAGGCTCTGTACGCCCCTAAACCGCGACGCCAGGCCACTAAAGACAAAGTTCAGACTCAGGGAGAAGATAATCCAAAACCCAAACCCCGATACACAGACAAGGCACGAAAGAACGCCAAAAACAGGAAGGACAAGGCTAACACCACAGCACCTGTTGGAGAGGGAGACGCTCAGAGCAGTGATGTGAAGGAGGAGAGGCTACAGGAGGCAGAGGCGGTGGTTAATGGGCAAGAAGAGGCTGAAGCTTCCTCACAGCTGGATGAATCTCCTCAGGATGAAAaagcagaggaggaagaggagagctGGGAAACGTTGTTCAATGATGATGGGGACTGTTTAGATCCACATCTGCTGGAAGAG CTGGCTGTGAGGGAGGGCAGAAAGAAGAAGTCGCTACAGGAACCTAGATTTGACTACTACAACATGGAGATGGACGACGAAGAAGACATCGACCTCACAGAGGACGAACTTTCTCATATTGTGGAAATCTACGACTTCCCCACAGAGTTTAAGACGGAAGACCTTCTCAAGTTATTTCAGTGCTACCA ACAGAGAGGATTTGACATCAAATGGATTGACGACACACATGTCCTGGGTCTGTTCTCCAGCCCCATAGCAG CCCGAGAAGCTCTAAGAACCAAAAACCCACTAATGAAGTTGAGACCACTTTCCAAATCCTCCAACGCCACAAAGGCTAAAGCCCGCAGCTGCTCAG ACTACCTCCTGCCTGCTAAAGAGCGACCCCAGACAAGTGCTGCGCTGGCTCGGAAGCTTGTGATCGGAGCGCTCGGTATGAAAAGCAACTTAACGAAGGAGCAGAGAGAGGCAGAGAGGAAGAAACTCCAGCAGGCAAAAG AACAAAAGCATCTGGCAGCCAAACAAAGAGAAGATGCTTGGGAGGGGAAGTGA